A region of Pseudocalidococcus azoricus BACA0444 DNA encodes the following proteins:
- a CDS encoding energy-coupling factor ABC transporter ATP-binding protein, whose amino-acid sequence MPQFSGLRYTAAMPHAIDVQDVSFGWSSQALLLNHCHLQIPAGEFWMLLGRNGSGKSTLMKLLAGLLLPQTGYVHIHQPVGFVFQNPDQQLVMPTVGADIAFSLTNQGLTSTEVRLRVQDALATVNLSGLARRPIYALSGGQKQRVAIAGAIARHCEVLLLDEPTSLLDPESQQELLANVRELVTQRGMTALWVTHRLEELEAADGAVVMESGQVIEQGPPSQLKHIQEYKLSQACC is encoded by the coding sequence ATGCCCCAGTTTTCGGGATTGCGATACACTGCTGCCATGCCCCATGCCATTGATGTCCAGGATGTAAGTTTTGGTTGGTCATCCCAGGCCCTGCTGTTGAATCACTGTCATCTACAGATTCCGGCGGGAGAGTTTTGGATGCTGTTGGGGCGCAATGGCAGTGGTAAATCAACCTTAATGAAGCTTTTGGCCGGGCTGTTGTTACCCCAAACAGGATATGTTCACATTCATCAGCCAGTCGGGTTTGTGTTTCAAAATCCAGATCAGCAATTGGTGATGCCGACTGTGGGGGCGGATATTGCCTTTAGTCTGACCAATCAGGGCTTAACCTCAACCGAAGTGCGCTTACGAGTCCAAGATGCCCTGGCAACGGTGAACCTCTCTGGCCTGGCCCGCCGTCCCATCTATGCCCTCAGTGGGGGCCAAAAACAACGGGTAGCGATTGCGGGGGCGATTGCGAGACATTGCGAGGTTTTATTGTTAGACGAACCGACTTCCCTCTTGGATCCGGAAAGTCAGCAAGAACTCTTAGCCAATGTGCGGGAACTGGTGACACAACGGGGGATGACGGCTCTTTGGGTCACACATCGTTTAGAAGAATTAGAAGCAGCGGATGGGGCGGTGGTGATGGAAAGCGGACAGGTGATTGAACAGGGGCCACCCAGTCAGCTAAAGCATATTCAGGAATATAAACTCAGCCAGGCCTGTTGTTAA
- a CDS encoding c-type cytochrome: protein MKGITLQRVKAWLTLPGLVFTVIIVSAVIVVGSSVVPSRATAPPIIPLPTVCQARLKSPEISWQVPEDVEGNLEQNNLNVVQRAADIFAWQEFIALNWPAKSGVRGVPDQAVGINTPGQRVWETWKETSEVYLPDGRQPLPWNATAPLPPGLVNGKPLKLLYRQSKVDEVLSDEFQPTKADLALPGTLTDQKGRIVRYEIRMNQIAFDYVVQNKLYDANHQAKLDTFNFPNGAILIKAAWREVNPQEEKRFHTVSAYVSDRSDLTQATYQEKRMGLVGFHIMHKTASAPQWIWSTYEQVENVRGENPSFFNPHCPDCLANHQTQAHVPNQVIRLTPIPNQDPDCNQPTQAKDNVVELNKTIQAGLKNSVWQHYELINTQWPLPKAKTDSTPETVFQVNPALLANTTMETYIQKTSSCMGCHAIARSVNPNQYAASDFTFTLAYAQPQPAQTQMIPPPAKPISAWDTEHWNSILRGYQLTTQTYELLPKNVPVAKLHCQSCHLNGGGNPKASAWLGMMSKYEYPQTTNLQKRINQCFAHSLNGHPFPITPNQPEFTAFISYMQWLDEQAQVLEIPRPKTPFPPIPQLTGNAQRGQAIFQQKCSFCHNTSGQGRYQSDTYYRPALWGQQSFNKLAGLARVPTLAEFIHGNMPYQFDGNLTPQEAWDLATFIDNQERPSGTANSEK from the coding sequence ATGAAGGGAATCACGTTGCAGCGAGTGAAAGCATGGCTCACCCTCCCCGGCCTGGTGTTTACGGTCATTATTGTCAGTGCAGTCATTGTGGTCGGGAGTTCTGTCGTGCCGAGTCGCGCCACTGCCCCCCCTATCATTCCCTTACCCACCGTTTGCCAGGCCCGGCTGAAATCTCCAGAAATTTCCTGGCAAGTTCCCGAAGATGTGGAAGGAAATTTAGAACAGAACAACTTAAATGTAGTCCAACGGGCGGCGGATATCTTTGCCTGGCAGGAATTTATCGCCTTGAATTGGCCGGCTAAATCGGGGGTCAGAGGGGTTCCGGATCAGGCGGTTGGGATCAATACCCCAGGCCAACGGGTTTGGGAAACCTGGAAAGAAACCAGTGAAGTCTATTTACCTGATGGCCGTCAACCCTTGCCGTGGAATGCTACGGCCCCCTTACCCCCAGGCCTGGTTAACGGAAAACCCTTAAAACTTCTCTATCGCCAAAGCAAAGTGGATGAAGTGTTATCCGATGAATTTCAACCCACGAAAGCCGATCTCGCCTTACCCGGAACGTTGACGGATCAAAAAGGTCGGATTGTCCGCTACGAAATTCGGATGAACCAAATCGCCTTTGATTATGTGGTGCAAAACAAACTTTACGATGCCAACCACCAGGCCAAGTTGGATACCTTTAACTTTCCCAATGGGGCAATTTTAATTAAAGCGGCCTGGCGAGAAGTCAATCCACAGGAAGAAAAACGATTTCATACCGTTTCGGCCTACGTTTCTGATCGTTCTGATCTCACCCAAGCCACCTATCAAGAAAAACGGATGGGCCTGGTGGGCTTTCACATTATGCATAAAACCGCCAGCGCGCCCCAGTGGATTTGGTCAACCTATGAGCAAGTGGAGAATGTCCGGGGTGAAAATCCTTCCTTTTTTAATCCCCACTGTCCCGATTGTCTGGCGAATCATCAAACCCAGGCCCATGTCCCCAATCAAGTTATCCGCTTAACCCCGATTCCCAACCAAGACCCCGATTGCAACCAACCCACCCAGGCCAAGGATAATGTGGTCGAACTCAATAAAACCATCCAAGCCGGTCTGAAAAATTCCGTCTGGCAACATTACGAACTGATCAACACCCAATGGCCCTTACCGAAAGCCAAAACTGATTCCACTCCCGAAACGGTTTTCCAGGTTAATCCGGCCCTCTTAGCCAACACCACGATGGAGACCTATATCCAGAAAACCTCCTCCTGTATGGGCTGTCATGCCATTGCTCGCAGTGTGAATCCTAACCAGTATGCCGCCTCAGACTTTACCTTTACCCTGGCCTATGCCCAACCCCAACCTGCTCAGACGCAAATGATTCCCCCCCCTGCCAAACCCATCTCGGCCTGGGATACAGAGCATTGGAATAGTATTCTGCGGGGCTATCAGCTAACCACCCAAACCTATGAACTCTTGCCGAAAAATGTCCCCGTGGCCAAACTCCATTGCCAAAGCTGTCACTTAAATGGGGGTGGAAATCCGAAAGCCTCGGCCTGGTTGGGGATGATGTCAAAGTATGAATATCCCCAAACCACCAACTTACAAAAACGGATCAATCAATGCTTTGCCCATAGCCTCAATGGCCACCCGTTCCCAATTACGCCCAATCAACCGGAATTCACAGCGTTTATTAGCTATATGCAATGGCTGGATGAACAGGCCCAAGTCTTAGAAATACCCCGCCCGAAAACGCCCTTTCCGCCGATTCCCCAACTCACAGGCAATGCACAACGGGGGCAAGCCATTTTTCAGCAGAAATGCAGTTTTTGTCACAACACAAGCGGGCAGGGACGTTATCAAAGTGATACCTATTACCGGCCAGCCCTTTGGGGTCAACAGTCATTTAACAAATTAGCTGGCCTGGCCCGAGTCCCGACCCTCGCTGAGTTTATCCATGGGAATATGCCCTATCAGTTTGATGGTAATCTGACTCCCCAGGAGGCCTGGGACTTAGCGACCTTCATTGACAACCAGGAACGGCCCAGTGGGACAGCCAACTCTGAAAAATAA
- a CDS encoding urease accessory protein UreD — MGQPTLKNNQLLGDSEFSSWRGDLRLGYRWHHDRTEVIQAYAKAPLRIQRPFYPESPQVCHSVMLHTAGGMVGGDRLNVQLDLQAQAQVLLTTAAASKVYRAPIHPVSQTIELNIAPQACLEWLPQDTIIFNQARYHQSMRVNLAPGGLWLAWEMTRFGRTAREEIFTAGNWQSHTEVWQDGLPLWIDRQWLPGTSETFYGLHGLNGCPVVGSLVFIGQEVSSTVIQEARVLWPGPLTDIGVSRLAAGMICRYRGQDRGAAQAWFIAVWGLLRVLFLGRVVCVPRVWGV, encoded by the coding sequence GTGGGACAGCCAACTCTGAAAAATAATCAACTCCTGGGAGATTCAGAATTTTCTTCTTGGCGCGGTGATTTACGCTTGGGGTATCGCTGGCATCATGACCGCACCGAGGTAATCCAGGCCTATGCCAAAGCTCCCCTGAGGATTCAACGCCCCTTTTATCCCGAATCTCCCCAAGTCTGCCATAGCGTAATGCTCCATACGGCCGGCGGGATGGTCGGGGGGGATCGTCTTAATGTCCAACTCGATCTCCAGGCCCAGGCCCAGGTACTCTTAACCACGGCGGCGGCCAGTAAAGTCTATCGCGCCCCCATTCACCCCGTCAGCCAAACCATTGAACTGAATATTGCTCCCCAGGCCTGTTTAGAATGGCTGCCCCAAGACACCATTATTTTTAACCAGGCCCGCTATCACCAATCCATGCGGGTGAATTTAGCTCCGGGGGGCCTTTGGCTGGCCTGGGAGATGACTCGGTTTGGACGCACCGCGCGGGAGGAAATTTTTACGGCGGGAAATTGGCAATCCCATACGGAAGTCTGGCAGGATGGCCTTCCCCTCTGGATTGATCGGCAATGGCTCCCTGGCACATCTGAGACGTTCTATGGCCTGCATGGCTTAAATGGCTGTCCCGTTGTGGGAAGTTTAGTGTTCATTGGTCAAGAGGTTAGCAGTACCGTCATTCAGGAAGCCAGAGTATTATGGCCAGGCCCGCTGACGGATATTGGCGTAAGTCGCTTAGCCGCCGGGATGATTTGTCGCTATCGAGGTCAAGATCGAGGAGCCGCCCAGGCCTGGTTTATCGCTGTTTGGGGGCTATTGCGAGTATTATTTTTAGGGCGTGTTGTTTGTGTACCCAGAGTTTGGGGAGTCTAA
- a CDS encoding cytochrome ubiquinol oxidase subunit I, giving the protein MDILANSVALSRMQFALTAIFHMLWPILTTGMAIYLVIVEGLWLKTRNSDYYHHARFWSKLYVLNFGIGVASGLPMEFQFGTNWAPFSEAVGDFFGSILGFEASMAFMLEAGFLGIMLFGWGRVPPAIHYLATIMVAFGANLSTFWILVANSWLQTPAGGTFVEGKFLVADYFQAIFNPFMLNSVLHMFFATLETSLFVIGGISAWYILQKRHVEFFSRSFKIVLAAAIAVAPLQIFIGHLSAEQVYHYQPTKLAAIESQWETLPAGQPADWTLLALPNEKAETNDWAIQIPQALGYILELKPNLSEPVQGLKDFPPENRPRLIGLIFYSFRIMSGIGFFLVGLMLVTAIQWGLGRLKPGVIARQTWTLRAWIFAAPLGYLAVETGWIVRCVGRQPWTVYGEIRTADAASHLPAGEILFSLIGFTLLYSALFIAALYFGSRIIRKGPNLSLPIPGVEVLPSLELPTQHQPDQRPLEAQQ; this is encoded by the coding sequence ATGGATATCCTTGCGAATTCAGTTGCCCTTTCCCGGATGCAGTTTGCATTGACGGCGATTTTTCATATGCTTTGGCCAATTTTAACCACGGGGATGGCGATTTATTTAGTGATTGTCGAAGGCCTGTGGCTGAAAACCCGCAACTCAGATTATTACCATCACGCCCGTTTTTGGTCAAAGTTGTATGTATTAAATTTTGGGATTGGGGTCGCCTCTGGTTTACCGATGGAATTTCAATTTGGGACAAACTGGGCCCCCTTTTCCGAAGCCGTAGGTGACTTTTTTGGCAGCATTTTAGGGTTTGAAGCCTCCATGGCCTTTATGCTAGAGGCGGGCTTTTTAGGCATTATGCTCTTTGGTTGGGGCCGCGTTCCGCCTGCTATTCACTACCTCGCCACAATCATGGTCGCCTTTGGAGCCAATCTCTCGACATTTTGGATTTTAGTGGCTAATTCCTGGTTACAAACTCCGGCGGGGGGCACATTTGTTGAGGGTAAATTCCTGGTGGCAGATTACTTCCAGGCCATTTTTAATCCCTTTATGCTTAACAGTGTGCTCCATATGTTTTTTGCCACCCTGGAAACCTCTTTGTTTGTCATTGGCGGCATCAGTGCTTGGTATATCCTCCAAAAACGCCATGTGGAGTTCTTTAGCCGTTCCTTCAAAATTGTTCTGGCTGCTGCCATTGCCGTTGCCCCGCTCCAGATTTTTATTGGCCACCTCAGTGCCGAGCAGGTCTATCACTACCAACCCACCAAACTAGCCGCGATCGAAAGCCAATGGGAAACGCTTCCGGCGGGACAACCTGCGGATTGGACGCTCCTCGCCTTACCCAATGAAAAAGCTGAAACCAATGATTGGGCGATTCAAATTCCCCAGGCCCTCGGTTACATCCTGGAACTTAAACCCAACCTGAGCGAACCCGTGCAAGGCCTGAAGGACTTCCCGCCTGAAAATCGCCCTCGTTTGATTGGCTTAATCTTTTATTCCTTTCGGATCATGAGTGGGATTGGCTTTTTCCTGGTGGGCTTAATGCTTGTCACCGCAATTCAATGGGGCCTGGGGCGGTTAAAACCGGGGGTGATTGCCCGGCAAACTTGGACATTACGGGCCTGGATTTTTGCGGCTCCTCTGGGTTACTTAGCGGTGGAAACAGGCTGGATTGTCCGCTGTGTGGGTCGCCAACCTTGGACTGTCTATGGGGAAATTCGCACCGCCGATGCCGCCTCCCACTTACCAGCCGGGGAAATCCTTTTTTCACTGATTGGCTTTACCCTTCTCTACTCTGCCCTGTTTATCGCCGCGCTTTACTTTGGCAGTCGGATTATTCGCAAAGGCCCGAACCTCTCTTTACCGATTCCGGGGGTGGAAGTTTTACCCAGCCTGGAACTTCCCACCCAACACCAGCCGGATCAACGCCCCCTCGAAGCCCAGCAGTAA
- a CDS encoding M20 metallopeptidase family protein, producing the protein MASTLPLSLSQPPPSQTTEPSLHQSLRPAIKALQPELVAWRRYLHQRPELAFKEQLTASFVAEKLREWGIPHQTGIAETGIVAILEGSRPGPVLGIRADMDALPIQEENQVPYRSSHDGVMHACGHDGHTTIALGTARYLSQHPDFAGTVKIIFQPAEEGPGGAKPMIQAGVLDNPKVDAIIGLHVWNVLPVGTVGVRSGPFMAAAEFFHCQVLGKGGHGAIPQQTIDAVLVASQIVTTLQTIVARNINPLDTAVISVGSFHGGTAKNIIADTASLSGTVRYFNPELADKLPQRIEEIIAGVCACHGAKYELNYQRMYPATINDPTMAELVRSVATTVIETELGVVPECQTMAAEDMSFFLQQVPGCYFFLGSANAELGLDFPHHHPRFDFDETVLGLGVEIFVRCLEKFFAQAQRS; encoded by the coding sequence ATGGCCTCTACCTTACCGCTTTCTCTGTCGCAACCTCCCCCAAGCCAGACCACAGAGCCAAGCCTGCACCAATCCTTACGCCCCGCTATTAAAGCCTTGCAACCAGAACTAGTGGCCTGGAGACGCTACCTGCATCAACGTCCTGAACTGGCGTTTAAGGAACAACTCACGGCCAGCTTTGTAGCCGAGAAACTGCGGGAATGGGGGATCCCCCATCAAACCGGAATTGCCGAAACTGGAATTGTTGCGATCCTAGAAGGTTCCCGGCCCGGCCCAGTCTTAGGGATTCGGGCGGATATGGATGCTCTACCGATTCAGGAAGAAAATCAAGTTCCCTATCGCTCTAGCCATGACGGGGTAATGCACGCCTGCGGTCATGATGGCCACACAACCATTGCCCTCGGCACTGCCCGTTACTTATCCCAACATCCTGACTTTGCCGGAACCGTCAAGATTATTTTCCAACCCGCCGAAGAGGGGCCTGGGGGGGCGAAACCGATGATCCAGGCCGGGGTGCTGGATAACCCTAAAGTGGATGCGATTATTGGCCTCCATGTCTGGAATGTTTTGCCTGTGGGCACTGTCGGGGTACGGAGTGGGCCTTTCATGGCCGCGGCTGAGTTTTTCCATTGTCAAGTGTTGGGCAAAGGCGGGCATGGGGCAATTCCCCAACAAACCATTGACGCGGTGCTAGTAGCCTCCCAAATTGTCACCACCCTGCAAACCATTGTGGCGCGCAATATTAACCCCCTGGATACTGCGGTGATTTCTGTCGGATCCTTTCATGGGGGGACGGCCAAAAATATTATTGCCGATACGGCTTCCCTCAGTGGGACAGTGCGCTATTTCAATCCTGAATTGGCTGATAAATTACCCCAACGGATTGAGGAAATTATTGCCGGAGTTTGTGCCTGTCACGGGGCGAAGTATGAATTGAATTATCAACGGATGTATCCGGCGACCATCAATGATCCAACCATGGCCGAGTTAGTCCGCTCCGTAGCGACAACAGTGATTGAGACGGAATTGGGCGTTGTGCCTGAATGTCAAACCATGGCCGCTGAGGATATGTCATTTTTCTTACAGCAAGTGCCTGGTTGCTATTTCTTTTTAGGTTCAGCGAATGCAGAATTAGGGTTAGATTTCCCCCATCATCACCCCCGCTTTGATTTTGATGAAACGGTTCTGGGCCTGGGAGTAGAAATTTTTGTCCGTTGTCTGGAAAAGTTTTTTGCCCAGGCCCAGCGATCCTAA
- the ureA gene encoding urease subunit gamma has translation MQLTPQEKDKLLIFTAALVAERRRARGLKLNYPEAIAYISAAILEGARDGRTVADLMSYGATLLTREDVMDGVPEMIVEVQVEATFPDGTKLVTVHNPIAL, from the coding sequence ATGCAACTGACACCACAGGAAAAAGACAAGTTACTAATCTTCACCGCTGCCTTGGTGGCCGAACGTCGCCGGGCCCGCGGCCTGAAGTTAAATTATCCCGAAGCCATCGCCTATATCAGTGCCGCAATTTTAGAAGGAGCCAGAGACGGCCGCACTGTCGCAGACTTAATGAGCTATGGGGCAACCCTCTTAACCCGCGAAGATGTGATGGACGGTGTCCCAGAAATGATTGTCGAAGTTCAAGTTGAAGCCACCTTTCCCGATGGGACAAAGTTAGTCACCGTCCACAATCCAATTGCCCTCTAA
- a CDS encoding DUF2887 domain-containing protein, translating to MVKGSEYRIDGVFTPIDENPGLPIVFIEAQMQPDGGFHGEFFAEVYVYLHPYRVVRLW from the coding sequence GTGGTTAAGGGATCGGAATATCGGATTGATGGTGTGTTTACCCCGATTGATGAGAATCCTGGCTTGCCGATTGTATTTATTGAAGCCCAGATGCAACCCGATGGCGGATTCCATGGCGAATTTTTTGCAGAGGTTTATGTCTATCTCCATCCATACCGAGTTGTACGGCTGTGGTGA
- the bioB gene encoding biotin synthase BioB translates to MAQLQTPSAPTINTPLPNWQHFADQALSGIPLTNQQALAVLQAPDTELLNQLAAAYRVRHHYWQNRVRLHYLLNAQSGLCPEDCHYCSQSKISTAEIDTYPLLAEEKILAAAAQAEQLKAGTFCLVLSGRSPSPKNFERVLSTIRTIKANHDLKVCACLGLLDESQAQALAAAGVDRVNHNLNTSEAHHGDICTTHTFADRATTINQVQKAGITTCSGGIIGLGESAQDVVDLALSLRALNITSVPVNFLIPIEGTPLAGQNTLNPRYCLRVLCLFRFLLPSQEIRIAGGREVHLRSLQPLGLYPANSIFVGDYLTTPGQAAQTDWQMIRDAGFVLEAADGTPLEAPLLMANNPPNSKQNL, encoded by the coding sequence TTGGCACAGCTACAAACCCCTTCCGCCCCCACAATTAACACACCTCTCCCCAATTGGCAGCATTTTGCCGACCAGGCCCTATCTGGTATCCCTTTAACTAATCAGCAAGCCCTGGCCGTTCTCCAGGCCCCGGATACGGAATTACTGAACCAACTGGCAGCGGCCTATCGAGTGCGGCATCACTATTGGCAAAATCGAGTCCGGCTTCACTATCTCCTCAATGCCCAAAGTGGACTCTGCCCAGAGGACTGTCACTACTGCTCCCAATCCAAAATCTCCACCGCCGAAATTGACACCTATCCCCTCTTGGCTGAAGAAAAAATATTAGCCGCCGCTGCCCAGGCCGAGCAATTAAAAGCTGGGACATTTTGCTTAGTCCTCTCCGGCCGTAGTCCCAGTCCGAAAAACTTTGAACGGGTTCTCAGCACCATTCGCACCATTAAAGCCAATCATGATCTGAAAGTCTGTGCCTGTTTAGGCCTCCTAGATGAATCCCAGGCCCAAGCCTTGGCCGCAGCGGGTGTGGATCGGGTCAATCATAATCTGAATACCTCCGAGGCCCATCATGGGGATATTTGCACCACTCATACCTTTGCTGACCGAGCCACCACGATCAATCAAGTGCAAAAGGCTGGGATTACCACCTGCTCGGGGGGCATCATTGGCCTGGGCGAGTCGGCTCAAGATGTGGTGGATTTAGCCCTGTCCCTGCGAGCTTTGAACATTACCAGTGTCCCCGTTAACTTTTTAATCCCTATTGAAGGCACACCTCTGGCCGGGCAAAATACACTCAACCCCCGCTATTGCCTGCGCGTCCTCTGTCTTTTTCGGTTTCTGCTTCCCAGTCAAGAAATTCGCATTGCCGGTGGTCGAGAAGTCCATTTACGCTCCCTCCAACCCTTGGGACTTTATCCAGCTAACTCAATTTTTGTCGGGGACTACCTCACCACCCCCGGACAGGCTGCCCAAACCGACTGGCAAATGATTAGGGATGCGGGATTTGTGCTAGAAGCTGCGGATGGCACGCCCCTAGAAGCACCTCTTTTAATGGCCAATAACCCTCCTAATTCTAAACAAAATCTATAG
- a CDS encoding photosystem II reaction center protein K → MEAMMFLAKLPEAYSIFDPLVDVLPVIPVLFLALAFVWQAAVGFR, encoded by the coding sequence ATGGAAGCGATGATGTTCTTGGCTAAACTCCCAGAAGCCTACTCCATCTTTGATCCCCTTGTAGATGTTTTACCCGTTATTCCCGTCTTATTCTTAGCTTTGGCCTTCGTGTGGCAGGCGGCTGTGGGTTTTCGTTAA
- the cydB gene encoding cytochrome d ubiquinol oxidase subunit II has protein sequence MDPLAQFLPQVWFFILGLFLFLYVLLDGFDLGIGILSLTSSSEERRSILMTSLGNVWDANETWLVLMGGALFGAFPLAYGTVLNALYLPAVVMIVGLILRAVAFEFRENANRKLFWNWAFGVGSFLAALGQGFALGSIFEGIAVDAAGHFVGTMWDWLSWRSILVALTLIQGYVLIGSTYLIMKTTGSLQLVHFKTAKLAAWTTLIGAGFITISTPILSDHIRPTLFEPPLVFIFLGIPLLGIFLIGLLLQSLGKQEERMPFILTILIFMLSFVGLGLVIFPYIIPPSVTIYQAAAAPSSLVFMIIFIGFLIPIMLFYNIYNYVVFRGKVTLSGEAE, from the coding sequence ATGGACCCCTTAGCTCAATTTCTCCCCCAAGTCTGGTTTTTTATTCTCGGACTTTTCTTATTTCTGTATGTCCTCCTCGATGGGTTTGATCTCGGGATTGGGATTCTCTCTCTTACTAGCTCTAGCGAAGAACGCCGCAGTATCCTGATGACCAGCTTAGGTAATGTTTGGGATGCCAATGAAACCTGGCTGGTATTGATGGGAGGGGCCTTGTTTGGGGCTTTTCCCTTGGCTTATGGCACGGTTCTGAATGCGCTCTATCTGCCCGCGGTGGTGATGATTGTCGGGCTAATTTTGCGGGCGGTAGCCTTTGAATTTCGGGAGAATGCTAATCGCAAGTTGTTTTGGAATTGGGCCTTTGGGGTCGGGAGTTTTCTGGCGGCCTTGGGCCAGGGTTTTGCCTTGGGAAGTATTTTTGAAGGGATTGCCGTAGATGCAGCGGGGCATTTTGTCGGGACGATGTGGGACTGGCTGAGTTGGCGGTCAATTCTGGTCGCATTAACTCTCATCCAAGGCTATGTCCTGATTGGCTCTACTTATCTGATTATGAAAACCACGGGTAGTCTCCAACTGGTTCACTTTAAGACGGCTAAACTTGCAGCCTGGACGACCTTAATCGGGGCCGGCTTTATTACAATTAGTACCCCAATTCTCTCCGACCATATTCGCCCGACCCTGTTTGAGCCACCCCTTGTCTTTATCTTTTTGGGAATACCATTGTTGGGGATTTTCTTGATTGGGCTATTGTTGCAAAGTCTGGGCAAGCAGGAAGAACGAATGCCCTTTATTTTGACTATCTTGATTTTTATGTTGTCCTTTGTCGGCCTGGGCCTGGTAATTTTCCCCTACATCATTCCTCCCAGTGTCACCATCTACCAGGCCGCGGCGGCTCCCAGTTCCCTGGTCTTTATGATTATTTTTATCGGGTTCTTAATCCCAATTATGTTGTTCTACAACATCTACAATTACGTGGTCTTTCGGGGGAAGGTCACACTCTCAGGTGAGGCTGAATAA
- the gloA gene encoding lactoylglutathione lyase — translation MRLLHTMLRVGNLEKSLEFYCDVLGMKLLRQKDYPGGEFTLAFVGYGDEASHTVLELTHNWGTQAYDLGNGYGHIALGVEDIYATCAAIQAKGGNITRAPGPMKHGSTVIAFVEDPDGYKVELIQLGSRPGDRN, via the coding sequence ATGCGTCTGCTCCATACCATGCTCCGAGTGGGCAACCTAGAAAAATCCCTTGAGTTTTACTGTGATGTTTTGGGGATGAAACTCCTGCGCCAAAAGGACTATCCGGGGGGAGAGTTTACCCTGGCCTTTGTTGGTTATGGCGATGAGGCCAGTCACACCGTTCTGGAACTGACCCACAACTGGGGCACCCAAGCCTACGACCTCGGAAATGGCTATGGCCACATTGCTCTGGGTGTGGAGGATATTTATGCAACCTGTGCCGCAATCCAGGCCAAGGGTGGAAACATTACCCGCGCTCCCGGCCCCATGAAACATGGCTCGACAGTGATTGCCTTTGTGGAAGATCCCGATGGCTACAAGGTGGAATTAATTCAATTGGGTTCCCGGCCTGGGGATAGAAATTAA